Proteins co-encoded in one Malus sylvestris chromosome 9, drMalSylv7.2, whole genome shotgun sequence genomic window:
- the LOC126634307 gene encoding F-box/kelch-repeat protein At3g06240-like produces the protein MADGVLLERETQLVPSDDGACIFNNDIILEILSWVPGKSLLRCRRVCKSWCSLISDPNFVRKQCSQAVRHSTNLRLLMFTNRWHFLIKSIDYESLLSFLTKNKHENISRVVVPRCRRHKLPLTQRDNRNVWIMGSSNGLVCLFLNCHYTLLWNPCTGNSKKIPKPSPEAFLPAFYGFGYDSATDDYKVICNCLSADRTNEVFVFTLKTGSWRIVEGIDHIGSDRGLLLNGALHWLNIKRRADGSIDPKSTTITSFDLAKEKFQELVSLPNVLGDIFLGADLGVYKSSHLLCSFDNFRFGNTEIWVMMEYGVEQSWTKLIVLKDQDLSHPVYVSEDDKVFIGLRQGDLKLYDLKENRYRSVLKPKKQLRLAFALYVETLVSPATGK, from the coding sequence ATGGCAGACGGCGTCCTCCTGGAACGAGAGACGCAACTGGTGCCCTCTGATGATGGCGCCTGTATTTTCAACAATGACATCATCCTTGAGATACTGTCATGGGTTCCAGGGAAATCCTTGCTACGATGTCGGCGTGTATGCAAGTCATGGTGTAGCTTAATCTCCGACCCtaattttgttagaaaacaGTGCAGCCAAGCAGTTAGACACAGCACCAACTTGAGGCTGCTAATGTTTACAAACAGGTGGCATTTTCTGATAAAGTCCATAGACTACGAATCATTACTGTCATTTTTAACGAAGAACAAGCACGAAAATATTAGTCGTGTAGTTGTTCCACGCTGCAGAAGGCACAAATTACCATTAACGCAGCGTGACAACAGAAATGTGTGGATCATGGGTTCTAGCAATGGCCTGGTTTGTCTTTTTCTAAATTGCCATTACACTTTGTTGTGGAATCCTTGTACTGGCAATTCCAAGAAGATACCAAAACCCAGTCCAGAAGCTTTTCTTCCGGCATTTTATGGATTTGGTTATGATTCTGCGACTGATGATTACAAAGTCATTTGCAACTGTCTAAGTGCAGATCGAACCAATGAAGTTTTTGTCTTTACACTGAAAACGGGTTCATGGAGGATTGTTGAAGGTATCGATCATATTGGGTCCGACCGGGGTTTGTTGTTGAACGGCGCCCTACATTGGCTAAACATTAAACGTCGTGCAGATGGGTCAATAGATCCGAAATCAACAACAATAACCTCTTTCGATTTAGCAAAGGAAAAATTTCAGGAGCTAGTGTCGTTACCCAATGTTCTCGGAGATATATTTCTGGGGGCAGATCTTGGGGTTTATAAAAGTTCTCACCTTTTGTGTTCATTTGACAATTTCAGATTTGGGAATACAGAAATATGGGTGATGATGGAATATGGAGTTGAACAATCTTGGACCAAACTGATTGTGCTGAAAGATCAAGACCTTTCACATCCCGTGTACGTTTCAGAGGATGATAAAGTTTTCATAGGCTTAAGACAGGGTGACTTAAAATTATAtgatttaaaggaaaacagataCAGAAGTGTTCTTAAACCTAAAAAGCAGTTGAGGCTTGCATTTGCCCTATATGTAGAGACCTTAGTTTCACCAGCAACTGGGAAGTAG